The following are encoded together in the Juglans microcarpa x Juglans regia isolate MS1-56 chromosome 2D, Jm3101_v1.0, whole genome shotgun sequence genome:
- the LOC121248658 gene encoding myb family transcription factor IPN2-like isoform X2: protein MNSHDHQQMCTVQGDAGLVLTTDPKPRLRWTAELHERFVDAVAQLGGPDKATPKTIMKVMGVKGLTLYHLKSHLQKFRLGKQPHKDFNDQAVGDASALEFQRDAAATSRTIMGLRLNKNINQTEALKTQMEVRRRLNEQLEKHLQMRIDAQGKYMRTILEKACRTLSEENVNCQDGFNLDVVGQGYGDMMSNTRDFGSLVNMPSLEELHVNEDHINSRTGGFQLQEMGIAAAHFDRLEEDACQLQMAPLTTTDHGNSTMNFMPRS, encoded by the exons ATGAATTCACATGATCATCAGCAAATGTGTACTGTTCAAGGGGACGCTGGACTCGTCCTCACCACTGATCCAAAGCCTCGTCTCCGATGGACTGCTGAGCTTCATGAGCGATTTGTCGATGCTGTCGCCCAGCTTGGAGGACCAGATA AGGCTACGCCAAAGACGATCATGAAAGTTATGGGTGTTAAGGGCCTCACTCTTTACCATCTTAAGAGCCACCTTCAG aaattcaGGCTCGGGAAGCAACCGCATAAGGATTTTAATGATCAGGCTGTTGGGGATG CTTCGGCATTAGAATTTCAGAGGGATGCTGCTGCAACTTCCAGGACAATAATGGGTCTGCGCTTGAATAA GAACATAAACCAGACTGAAGCTCTTAAGACTCAAATGGAAGTACGAAGGAGGCTGAATGAGCAGTTAGAG AAACACCTCCAGATGAGGATCGACGCACAAGGAAAATATATGCGGACAATACTGGAGAAAGCATGCCGAACACTCTCCGAGGAAAATGTGAACTGTCAAGATGGTTTCAATCTCGACGTTGTTGGTCAAGGATATGGGGACATGATGAGCAACACGAGAGATTTTGGTTCCTTGGTGAACATGCCATCTCTAGAAGAGTTGCATGTAAATGAAGATCACATTAACTCTCGTACTGGTGGATTTCAGCTACAAGAAATGGGAATTGCAGCAGCACATTTTGATCGCTTGGAAGAGGATGCATGCCAGCTCCAAATGGCTCCTTTGACTACTACTGATCATGGCAACTCAACTATGAATTTCATGCCCAGAAGTTGA
- the LOC121248679 gene encoding WAT1-related protein At5g07050-like, translating to MQEEQDDQESSVRDGIRIRSSTTKGEACEEFRQYMYCIFSNFCFAGYNIVSKISLDKGMSRYVLVAYGHAFGTLATALFAFLFERNNNSKLSVAIFRNVFFLGLLGAVLGRTLFFAGLEYTSPAFASALGNLIPSITFILAVLCRMEKLDISKRGSQAKILGTIIAFGGATLMTLYKGLTVISFHSQRSHQPTTGSRSVLLDKDSIKGSLMLLVSYISLSAFYILQTITIKMYQAPITLTSLTCLSGAILSTIMTEILDHKASSWTLSWNITLLAPIYSGIMIFGITVYVQTLVVRKKGPVFMTAFRPLATIIVAIMGMLILGDALYMGSIIGASLIFLGLYATLWGKEKESGEAVPANHI from the exons ATGCAAGAAGAGCAGGATGATCAAGAGAGTAGCGTGAGAGATGGAATTAGAATTAGAAGCAGTACTACTAAGGGAGAGGCGTGTGAAGAGTTTAGACAATATATGTATTGCATATTCTCTAATTTTTGCTTTGCAGGTTACAACATAGTCTCCAAGATCTCTCTCGACAAAGGCATGAGTCGTTATGTGCTTGTTGCCTATGGACATGCTTTCGGAACTCTTGCTACTGCTCTTTTCGCATTTCTCTTCGAAAG GAACAATAACAGCAAACTAAGCGTTGCAATCTTTAGAAATGTCTTCTTCTTGGGTCTCCTGGG AGCTGTGCTTGGGAGGACGCTGTTTTTCGCAGGACTGGAATACACTTCTCCAGCTTTTGCATCTGCGTTGGGCAACTTAATTCCATCGATCACCTTTATCTTGGCCGTTTTGTGCAG GATGGAGAAATTAGACATTTCCAAGCGTGGTTCTCAGGCCAAGATATTGGGAACTATCATTGCCTTTGGAGGAGCAACACTGATGACCTTATACAAGGGTCTCACTGTGATTTCTTTTCATTCACAGCGCTCGCATCAACCTACCACCGGATCGAGATCAGTACTTTTAGACAAGGATTCGATTAAGGGTTCCTTGATGCTTCTggtttcatacatttcattgTCAGCATTCTACATTTTACAG ACAATTACAATCAAAATGTATCAGGCACCAATAACTCTCACATCATTAACTTGCTTATCGGGTGCTATTCTCTCCACAATCATGACGGAAATTCTGGATCATAAAGCTTCCTCATGGACGTTGTCATGGAACATCACCCTTCTTGCTCCCATCTATAGT GGGATTATGATATTTGGAATTACAGTTTATGTTCAAACGTTGGTAGTAAGAAAGAAGGGTCCAGTCTTCATGACAGCGTTTAGACCATTGGCCACAATAATTGTAGCCATTATGGGAATGCTCATTTTAGGAGATGCTTTATATATGGGAAG TATTATTGGAGCTTCATTGATATTTCTTGGTCTGTACGCCACTCtatggggaaaagaaaaagagagcgGAGAAGCTGTTCCAGCAAACCATATCTGA
- the LOC121248658 gene encoding myb family transcription factor IPN2-like isoform X1, with protein MNSHDHQQMCTVQGDAGLVLTTDPKPRLRWTAELHERFVDAVAQLGGPDKATPKTIMKVMGVKGLTLYHLKSHLQKFRLGKQPHKDFNDQAVGDASALEFQRDAAATSRTIMGLRLNKNINQTEALKTQMEVRRRLNEQLEVQKHLQMRIDAQGKYMRTILEKACRTLSEENVNCQDGFNLDVVGQGYGDMMSNTRDFGSLVNMPSLEELHVNEDHINSRTGGFQLQEMGIAAAHFDRLEEDACQLQMAPLTTTDHGNSTMNFMPRS; from the exons ATGAATTCACATGATCATCAGCAAATGTGTACTGTTCAAGGGGACGCTGGACTCGTCCTCACCACTGATCCAAAGCCTCGTCTCCGATGGACTGCTGAGCTTCATGAGCGATTTGTCGATGCTGTCGCCCAGCTTGGAGGACCAGATA AGGCTACGCCAAAGACGATCATGAAAGTTATGGGTGTTAAGGGCCTCACTCTTTACCATCTTAAGAGCCACCTTCAG aaattcaGGCTCGGGAAGCAACCGCATAAGGATTTTAATGATCAGGCTGTTGGGGATG CTTCGGCATTAGAATTTCAGAGGGATGCTGCTGCAACTTCCAGGACAATAATGGGTCTGCGCTTGAATAA GAACATAAACCAGACTGAAGCTCTTAAGACTCAAATGGAAGTACGAAGGAGGCTGAATGAGCAGTTAGAG GTACAGAAACACCTCCAGATGAGGATCGACGCACAAGGAAAATATATGCGGACAATACTGGAGAAAGCATGCCGAACACTCTCCGAGGAAAATGTGAACTGTCAAGATGGTTTCAATCTCGACGTTGTTGGTCAAGGATATGGGGACATGATGAGCAACACGAGAGATTTTGGTTCCTTGGTGAACATGCCATCTCTAGAAGAGTTGCATGTAAATGAAGATCACATTAACTCTCGTACTGGTGGATTTCAGCTACAAGAAATGGGAATTGCAGCAGCACATTTTGATCGCTTGGAAGAGGATGCATGCCAGCTCCAAATGGCTCCTTTGACTACTACTGATCATGGCAACTCAACTATGAATTTCATGCCCAGAAGTTGA
- the LOC121248656 gene encoding LOW QUALITY PROTEIN: RCC1 domain-containing protein RUG3, mitochondrial (The sequence of the model RefSeq protein was modified relative to this genomic sequence to represent the inferred CDS: inserted 1 base in 1 codon), translating into MSVVVRHRSRTLSRHFYSFSSSSSSLSTKVPLLYXTQDDANDAVTLQLLSWGRGASGQLGGGIEENRLYPTPVANLLVPRSSFTLSPTPGRRFLDKRKGLVLEVGVSCGLFHSSLLVDGKLWIWGKGDGGRLGFGHENPVFVPTLNPHLDSVKSVELGGLHSVALTSLGEVFTWGYGGFGALGHSVYHRELFPRLVEGSWSGKICHIATSGTHTAAITETGELYTWGRDEGDGRLGLGPGRGPNEGGGLSIPTKIKELPMPVTAVSCGGFFTMALTEQGQLWNWGANSNYELGRGDKVGGWKPKPIPNLEGVRFIQIACGGYHSLALTDDGKVLSWGHGGHGQLGHSSIQNQKVPEPIGALSDEHVVYITCGGSSSAAVTREGKLYMWGNAKDSQLGVPGLPEVQPCPIEVKFLMEDDGLGPHNVLSVGVGASHAMCLVMRSGY; encoded by the exons atgtcAGTTGTAGTTCGGCACCGCAGTAGAACCCTCAGCCGCCATTTCTACTCCTTCTCCTCTTCGTCTTCTTCCTTATCCACCAAAGTTCCCCTTTTGT AAACCCAAGACGATGCAAACGACGCCGTCACCCTCCAGCTCCTCTCCTGGGGCAGAGGCGCCTCGGGCCAACTCGGCGGCGGCATCGAAGAGAACCGACTCTACCCAACCCCAGTCGCCAATCTCCTCGTCCCTCGATCCTCCTTCACTCTCTCCCCAACCCCTGGTCGCCGCTTTCTCGATAAGAGAAAAGGACTTGTTTTGGAGGTTGGTGTTTCTTGTGGGCTCTTCCATTCTTCGTTGCTCGTCGATGGCAAGCTCTGGATTTGGGGTAAAGGCGATGGCGGCCGCCTTGGATTCGGCCACGAGAATCCGGTTTTTGTTCCCACTTTGAACCCTCATTTGGATTCTGTTAAGTCTGTTGAGCTTGGAGGACTACATTCTGTCGCGCTCACCTCCCTCGGAGAGGTCTTCACTTG GGGTTATGGCGGTTTTGGTGCGCTTGGACATTCTGTTTACCATAGAGAACTATTCCCTCGATTGGTGGAAGGCTCTTGGAGTGGGAAAATATGTCATATTGCAACTAGTGGAACACATACTGCTGCTATCACAGAAACAG GGGAACTTTATACTTGGGGTAGAGATGAAGGGGATGGTAGATTGGGCCTTGGTCCTGGCAGAGGCCCAAATGAAGGAGGTGGACTCAGTATTCctaccaaaataaaagaattaccTATGCCAGTGACTGCCGTTTCGTGTGGTGGGTTTTTCACAATGGCACTGACAGAGCAGGGGCAACTTTGGAATTGGGGAG CAAACTCCAACTATGAGCTTGGAAGAGGTGATAAGGTTGGTGGTTGGAAGCCAAAGCCAATTCCTAATCTAGAAGGTGTTCGGTTCATTCAGATAGCCTGTGGTGGATATCACTCTCTTGCATTAACCG ATGATGGTAAAGTACTTTCTTGGGGCCATGGTGGACATGGTCAGTTGGGTCATTCTTCTATCCAAAATCAGAAAGTACCTGAACCGATTGGGGCTTTATCTGATGAGCATGTTGTCTATATCACTTGTGGAGGTTCATCCTCGGCAGCTGTAACCC GTGAAGGGAAGCTTTACATGTGGGGAAATGCTAAAGATTCTCAATTGGGAGTTCCTGGGCTGCCAGAGGTGCAACCATGTCCTATTGAAGTTAAGTTCCTAATGGAGGATGATGGGTTGGGACCCCACAATGTCCTATCGGTCGGAGTGGGTGCATCACATGCCATGTGTTTGGTTATGAGGTCAGGTTACTAA